In Oncorhynchus clarkii lewisi isolate Uvic-CL-2024 chromosome 24, UVic_Ocla_1.0, whole genome shotgun sequence, one DNA window encodes the following:
- the LOC139383099 gene encoding octanoyl-[acyl-carrier-protein]:protein N-octanoyltransferase LIPT2, mitochondrial-like, producing the protein MHPSTSAAEVIQLGRISYARALQVQQLYVRRHLDSKDKLHNALLLCEHPPVYTIRTRHSPFEEEQRLKLLGAEFFRSNRDGFITIHGPGELVCYPIINLGCFKKSVKWYVFELERTGINLFRKYVLKASSSPDTGVWVGNNKICQMFPLSGIHCGRYITLALNCNTDMGWFENIVPCGIVGKGVTSLSQELG; encoded by the exons ATGCACCCTTCAACATCAGCAGCTGAAGTGATCCAGTTGGGTCGTATTTCCTATGCACGTGCATTACAGGTACAGCAACTCTATGTTAGGAGACATCTGGATTCTAAAGACAAATTGCACAATGCTCTGCTACTGTGTGAACACCCGCCAGTCTACACCATTAGAACTAGACATTCACCATTCGAAGAGGAGCAAAGACTCAAACTCCTTGGTGCTGAATTCTTTCGTAGCAACCGTGACGGGTTCATAACTATCCATGGCCCAGGGGAGTTGGTGTGCTACCCAATAATCAACTTGGGCTGCTTCAAGAAAAGTGTGAAATGGTATGTATTTGAGCTGGAGAGGACTGGCATCAACCTTTTCAGGAAGTATGTGTTAAAAGCATCCTCCTCCCCAGACACCGGGGTCTGGGTTGGAAACAACAAGATATG TCAAATGTTTCCTCTTTCAGGAATCCATTGTGGGAGATACATAACATTGGCACTCAACTGCAACACAGATATGGGCTGGTTTGAAAACATTGTGCCATGTGGGATTGTTGGCAAAGGTGTCACCTCCCTCAGTCAAGAACTGGGATGA
- the LOC139382319 gene encoding glucose 1,6-bisphosphate synthase isoform X2 — translation MENNGDLDLNCHATGDVRLDKAIYQWITWDKGMYKYLARSFPDFGSRGIVVGYDTRAQEASGCNSERLARLTAAVMLCKDIPVFLFSTYVPTPFVPYAVKRLGAAAGVMVTASHNPKEDNGYKVYWHNGAQISSPNDKEILKCIEESSEPWSESWNESLADNSPLRSDPLREISKKYMEDLSSVCFHRELNTKSPLKFVHSSFHGVGHDYVQQAFRAFGFPPPIPVPEQKDPDPNFSTVSCPNPEEGESVLELSLRLAERENATIVMATDPDADRLAVAEQSDRCRWKVFTGNELAALLGWWMLFNWKETHPDPADRERMYMLATTVSSKILKAFARIEGFHFEETLPGFKWIGKKIHELAKTGNEVIFAFEESIGFLCGSMVPDKDGVSAAVVVAEMASYLYNKNLTLHQQLENIFETYGYHISTTSYVICHDPPTVKRIFTRLRNFEGENTYPRSSGGHSIVDVRDVTTGYDSSQPDKLCVLPMTKSSQMITFTLQNGIVATLRTSGTEPKIKFYTEFCAPPGKSDISSLEEELKKITDTLVEEFLEPDKNNLIRRSI, via the exons ATGGAGAACAACGGAGACCTGGACCTAAATTGCCATGCAACTGGGGACGTGCGACTTGATAAGGCTATTTACCAATGGATAACGTGGGATAAG GGTATGTACAAATACCTGGCCAGGTCTTTCCCCGACTTCGGTAGCCGTGGCATAGTGGTTGGATACGACACGCGAGCGCAGGAGGCCAGTGGTTGCAACAGTGAACG ACTTGCCCGGTTGACTGCAGCTGTGATGCTTTGTAAAGATATTCCTGTGTTTCTTTTCTCCACATATGTCCCAACTCCCTTTGTG CCATATGCTGTAAAGAGGCTGGGCGCTGCAGCTGGTGTGATGGTCACTGCCTCTCACAACCCTAAAGAGGACAATGGATACAAG GTTTACTGGCACAATGGAGCTCAGATCTCTTCTCCTAACGACAAGGAGATCCTGAAGTGCATTGAAGAGAGCTCAGAGCCATGGAGCGAGTCCTGGAACGAGAGTTTGGCAGACAACAGTCCACTAAGGAGCGATCCACTGAGGGAGATATCCAAAAAGTATATGGAGGACCTCAGCTCTGTTTGTTTCCACAG AGAACTCAACACCAAGTCCCCGTTGAAGTTTGTGCACTCGTCCTTTCACGGAGTAGGGCATGACTACGTTCAGCAGGCTTTCCGGGCATTTGGGTTCCCCCCTCCTATCCCTGTGCCAGAACAGAAAGATCCTGATCCAAACTTCTCCACTGTCAGCTGTCCAAATCCGGAGGAAGGAGAGTCTGTTTTG GAGCTCTCCCTTCGCCTTGCTGAGAGAGAGAATGCCACGATTGTCATGGCAACTGATCCAGATGCAGATCGGTTGGCTGTTGCAGAGCAATCTGACAG GTGCCGATGGAAAGTTTTCACAGGTAATGAACTTGCAGCTCTGCTGGGCTGGTGGATGCTGTTCAATTGGAAGGAGACTCACCCAGACCCGGCTGATAGGGAGAGGATGTACATGCTGGCCACCACCGTCTCCTCCAAGATCCTCAAGGCCTTTGCACGGATAGAGGGCTTCCATTTTGAA GAAACATTGCCTGGTTTCAAATGGATCGGAAAGAAAATACACGAGTTGGCAAAAACGGGGAATGAAGTGATCTTCGCCTTTGAGGAGTCTATAG GATTCCTGTGCGGCAGCATGGTCCCAGATAAGGATGGAGTGagtgcagctgtggttgtggctGAGATGGCCTCTTATCTTTACAACAAGAACCTGACCCTTCATCAGCAGCTAGAGAACATATTTGAAAC TTACGGTTATCACATTTCCACAACGTCATATGTCATCTGCCACGACCCCCCTACTGTCAAGAGAATATTCACACGTCTTCGGAACTTTGAGGGCGAAAACACTTACCCCAGATCCTCGGGTGGACACAGCATTGTGGACGTGAGAGATGTGACTACAGGATATGATAGTAGTCAACCTGACAAACTTTGC GTGCTACCTATGACAAAGAGCAGCCAAATGATCACCTTCACTCTGCAGAATGGGATCGTGGCCACACTAAGGACCAGTGGCACAGAGCCAAAGATTAAGTTCTACACAGAATTCTGTGCACCACCCGGAAAAAG TGACATCTCAAGTCTTGAGGAGGAACTTAAGAAAATAACAGATACTCTCGTCGAGGAGTTTCTGGAGCCTGATAAGAACAACTTGATTCGCCGATCAATCTAG
- the LOC139382319 gene encoding glucose 1,6-bisphosphate synthase isoform X1, with product MENNGDLDLNCHATGDVRLDKAIYQWITWDKNPQTRAQIVALLLDGQVEELRRRLCSRMAFGTAGLRAAMGAGFALINDLTIIQSTQGMYKYLARSFPDFGSRGIVVGYDTRAQEASGCNSERLARLTAAVMLCKDIPVFLFSTYVPTPFVPYAVKRLGAAAGVMVTASHNPKEDNGYKVYWHNGAQISSPNDKEILKCIEESSEPWSESWNESLADNSPLRSDPLREISKKYMEDLSSVCFHRELNTKSPLKFVHSSFHGVGHDYVQQAFRAFGFPPPIPVPEQKDPDPNFSTVSCPNPEEGESVLELSLRLAERENATIVMATDPDADRLAVAEQSDRCRWKVFTGNELAALLGWWMLFNWKETHPDPADRERMYMLATTVSSKILKAFARIEGFHFEETLPGFKWIGKKIHELAKTGNEVIFAFEESIGFLCGSMVPDKDGVSAAVVVAEMASYLYNKNLTLHQQLENIFETYGYHISTTSYVICHDPPTVKRIFTRLRNFEGENTYPRSSGGHSIVDVRDVTTGYDSSQPDKLCVLPMTKSSQMITFTLQNGIVATLRTSGTEPKIKFYTEFCAPPGKSDISSLEEELKKITDTLVEEFLEPDKNNLIRRSI from the exons ATGGAGAACAACGGAGACCTGGACCTAAATTGCCATGCAACTGGGGACGTGCGACTTGATAAGGCTATTTACCAATGGATAACGTGGGATAAG AATCCACAGACCAGAGCTCAGATAGTGGCCCTTTTGCTGGATGGGCAAGTTGAGGAGCTGAGGCGTAGGCTCTGCTCCAGGATGGCGTTTGGGACGGCAGGGCTGAGGGCAGCCATGGGTGCAGGCTTTGCCCTCATTAATGATCTGACCATCATCCAGTCCACACAG GGTATGTACAAATACCTGGCCAGGTCTTTCCCCGACTTCGGTAGCCGTGGCATAGTGGTTGGATACGACACGCGAGCGCAGGAGGCCAGTGGTTGCAACAGTGAACG ACTTGCCCGGTTGACTGCAGCTGTGATGCTTTGTAAAGATATTCCTGTGTTTCTTTTCTCCACATATGTCCCAACTCCCTTTGTG CCATATGCTGTAAAGAGGCTGGGCGCTGCAGCTGGTGTGATGGTCACTGCCTCTCACAACCCTAAAGAGGACAATGGATACAAG GTTTACTGGCACAATGGAGCTCAGATCTCTTCTCCTAACGACAAGGAGATCCTGAAGTGCATTGAAGAGAGCTCAGAGCCATGGAGCGAGTCCTGGAACGAGAGTTTGGCAGACAACAGTCCACTAAGGAGCGATCCACTGAGGGAGATATCCAAAAAGTATATGGAGGACCTCAGCTCTGTTTGTTTCCACAG AGAACTCAACACCAAGTCCCCGTTGAAGTTTGTGCACTCGTCCTTTCACGGAGTAGGGCATGACTACGTTCAGCAGGCTTTCCGGGCATTTGGGTTCCCCCCTCCTATCCCTGTGCCAGAACAGAAAGATCCTGATCCAAACTTCTCCACTGTCAGCTGTCCAAATCCGGAGGAAGGAGAGTCTGTTTTG GAGCTCTCCCTTCGCCTTGCTGAGAGAGAGAATGCCACGATTGTCATGGCAACTGATCCAGATGCAGATCGGTTGGCTGTTGCAGAGCAATCTGACAG GTGCCGATGGAAAGTTTTCACAGGTAATGAACTTGCAGCTCTGCTGGGCTGGTGGATGCTGTTCAATTGGAAGGAGACTCACCCAGACCCGGCTGATAGGGAGAGGATGTACATGCTGGCCACCACCGTCTCCTCCAAGATCCTCAAGGCCTTTGCACGGATAGAGGGCTTCCATTTTGAA GAAACATTGCCTGGTTTCAAATGGATCGGAAAGAAAATACACGAGTTGGCAAAAACGGGGAATGAAGTGATCTTCGCCTTTGAGGAGTCTATAG GATTCCTGTGCGGCAGCATGGTCCCAGATAAGGATGGAGTGagtgcagctgtggttgtggctGAGATGGCCTCTTATCTTTACAACAAGAACCTGACCCTTCATCAGCAGCTAGAGAACATATTTGAAAC TTACGGTTATCACATTTCCACAACGTCATATGTCATCTGCCACGACCCCCCTACTGTCAAGAGAATATTCACACGTCTTCGGAACTTTGAGGGCGAAAACACTTACCCCAGATCCTCGGGTGGACACAGCATTGTGGACGTGAGAGATGTGACTACAGGATATGATAGTAGTCAACCTGACAAACTTTGC GTGCTACCTATGACAAAGAGCAGCCAAATGATCACCTTCACTCTGCAGAATGGGATCGTGGCCACACTAAGGACCAGTGGCACAGAGCCAAAGATTAAGTTCTACACAGAATTCTGTGCACCACCCGGAAAAAG TGACATCTCAAGTCTTGAGGAGGAACTTAAGAAAATAACAGATACTCTCGTCGAGGAGTTTCTGGAGCCTGATAAGAACAACTTGATTCGCCGATCAATCTAG
- the LOC139382319 gene encoding glucose 1,6-bisphosphate synthase isoform X3, whose amino-acid sequence MAFGTAGLRAAMGAGFALINDLTIIQSTQGMYKYLARSFPDFGSRGIVVGYDTRAQEASGCNSERLARLTAAVMLCKDIPVFLFSTYVPTPFVPYAVKRLGAAAGVMVTASHNPKEDNGYKVYWHNGAQISSPNDKEILKCIEESSEPWSESWNESLADNSPLRSDPLREISKKYMEDLSSVCFHRELNTKSPLKFVHSSFHGVGHDYVQQAFRAFGFPPPIPVPEQKDPDPNFSTVSCPNPEEGESVLELSLRLAERENATIVMATDPDADRLAVAEQSDRCRWKVFTGNELAALLGWWMLFNWKETHPDPADRERMYMLATTVSSKILKAFARIEGFHFEETLPGFKWIGKKIHELAKTGNEVIFAFEESIGFLCGSMVPDKDGVSAAVVVAEMASYLYNKNLTLHQQLENIFETYGYHISTTSYVICHDPPTVKRIFTRLRNFEGENTYPRSSGGHSIVDVRDVTTGYDSSQPDKLCVLPMTKSSQMITFTLQNGIVATLRTSGTEPKIKFYTEFCAPPGKSDISSLEEELKKITDTLVEEFLEPDKNNLIRRSI is encoded by the exons ATGGCGTTTGGGACGGCAGGGCTGAGGGCAGCCATGGGTGCAGGCTTTGCCCTCATTAATGATCTGACCATCATCCAGTCCACACAG GGTATGTACAAATACCTGGCCAGGTCTTTCCCCGACTTCGGTAGCCGTGGCATAGTGGTTGGATACGACACGCGAGCGCAGGAGGCCAGTGGTTGCAACAGTGAACG ACTTGCCCGGTTGACTGCAGCTGTGATGCTTTGTAAAGATATTCCTGTGTTTCTTTTCTCCACATATGTCCCAACTCCCTTTGTG CCATATGCTGTAAAGAGGCTGGGCGCTGCAGCTGGTGTGATGGTCACTGCCTCTCACAACCCTAAAGAGGACAATGGATACAAG GTTTACTGGCACAATGGAGCTCAGATCTCTTCTCCTAACGACAAGGAGATCCTGAAGTGCATTGAAGAGAGCTCAGAGCCATGGAGCGAGTCCTGGAACGAGAGTTTGGCAGACAACAGTCCACTAAGGAGCGATCCACTGAGGGAGATATCCAAAAAGTATATGGAGGACCTCAGCTCTGTTTGTTTCCACAG AGAACTCAACACCAAGTCCCCGTTGAAGTTTGTGCACTCGTCCTTTCACGGAGTAGGGCATGACTACGTTCAGCAGGCTTTCCGGGCATTTGGGTTCCCCCCTCCTATCCCTGTGCCAGAACAGAAAGATCCTGATCCAAACTTCTCCACTGTCAGCTGTCCAAATCCGGAGGAAGGAGAGTCTGTTTTG GAGCTCTCCCTTCGCCTTGCTGAGAGAGAGAATGCCACGATTGTCATGGCAACTGATCCAGATGCAGATCGGTTGGCTGTTGCAGAGCAATCTGACAG GTGCCGATGGAAAGTTTTCACAGGTAATGAACTTGCAGCTCTGCTGGGCTGGTGGATGCTGTTCAATTGGAAGGAGACTCACCCAGACCCGGCTGATAGGGAGAGGATGTACATGCTGGCCACCACCGTCTCCTCCAAGATCCTCAAGGCCTTTGCACGGATAGAGGGCTTCCATTTTGAA GAAACATTGCCTGGTTTCAAATGGATCGGAAAGAAAATACACGAGTTGGCAAAAACGGGGAATGAAGTGATCTTCGCCTTTGAGGAGTCTATAG GATTCCTGTGCGGCAGCATGGTCCCAGATAAGGATGGAGTGagtgcagctgtggttgtggctGAGATGGCCTCTTATCTTTACAACAAGAACCTGACCCTTCATCAGCAGCTAGAGAACATATTTGAAAC TTACGGTTATCACATTTCCACAACGTCATATGTCATCTGCCACGACCCCCCTACTGTCAAGAGAATATTCACACGTCTTCGGAACTTTGAGGGCGAAAACACTTACCCCAGATCCTCGGGTGGACACAGCATTGTGGACGTGAGAGATGTGACTACAGGATATGATAGTAGTCAACCTGACAAACTTTGC GTGCTACCTATGACAAAGAGCAGCCAAATGATCACCTTCACTCTGCAGAATGGGATCGTGGCCACACTAAGGACCAGTGGCACAGAGCCAAAGATTAAGTTCTACACAGAATTCTGTGCACCACCCGGAAAAAG TGACATCTCAAGTCTTGAGGAGGAACTTAAGAAAATAACAGATACTCTCGTCGAGGAGTTTCTGGAGCCTGATAAGAACAACTTGATTCGCCGATCAATCTAG